One part of the Patescibacteria group bacterium genome encodes these proteins:
- the ricT gene encoding regulatory iron-sulfur-containing complex subunit RicT, translating into MSSVQVQFASWDKVYNFSKPSDLNISVGSIVMVETDLGLELGRVVGLKPASGERELKPILRLANYDDVANLPDEARKAEALAYCKQVAERLHLDMKLVDVHFAYSGGRITFAFISDGRVDFRDLVKDLTAHFACNIRLNQIGIRDEARASGDCGPCGGHLCCRTFLKDFFSITSEMAEAQQVVHRGSERISGMCGRLMCCLSYEYEGYKDMAGKLPPLGTRVNVDGKRGIVVSHHILKQSVNVEFPPDKEGERNLVVEVDLNRHNKNNKNK; encoded by the coding sequence ATGTCTAGCGTGCAAGTTCAATTTGCCAGCTGGGACAAGGTTTATAATTTTTCTAAACCCAGCGATTTAAATATCAGTGTCGGTTCGATAGTGATGGTTGAAACCGACCTAGGTTTAGAGTTGGGCAGAGTGGTTGGACTGAAGCCAGCGAGCGGCGAGCGGGAACTGAAGCCGATTTTACGCCTAGCTAATTATGATGATGTTGCCAATCTGCCTGATGAAGCAAGAAAAGCCGAAGCCTTAGCCTATTGCAAGCAGGTAGCGGAGCGTCTGCATCTGGATATGAAGCTAGTCGATGTCCACTTCGCCTATTCTGGCGGCCGGATTACTTTTGCTTTCATTTCTGACGGTCGAGTCGATTTTCGTGATTTAGTTAAGGACCTAACCGCCCACTTCGCTTGTAACATCCGCTTAAACCAGATAGGTATCAGAGATGAAGCTCGTGCTTCGGGCGATTGCGGCCCCTGCGGCGGCCATCTCTGCTGTCGAACCTTTCTTAAAGATTTCTTTTCCATTACTTCTGAAATGGCTGAAGCCCAGCAAGTCGTCCACCGGGGCAGCGAGCGTATTTCCGGCATGTGCGGCCGCTTGATGTGTTGTTTGTCCTATGAATATGAAGGCTATAAAGACATGGCTGGTAAATTACCCCCTCTAGGTACTAGAGTGAACGTTGATGGCAAAAGAGGTATTGTTGTCAGCCATCATATCCTGAAACAGTCGGTCAATGTTGAATTTCCTCCGGATAAGGAGGGAGAGAGAAACCTAGTAGTAGAAGTTGACCTTAATCGTCATAATAAGAATAATAAAAATAAATAG
- the tsf gene encoding translation elongation factor Ts gives MEQIKKLREITGAGMVDCKKALDETGGDLDKAIEVLRKKGIAKAAKRTDRETNEGVIKVAVNEAGDEGYILELDSETDFVARNEKFQTFADEVLSIIKTQKPASLEALLALNMAQGTVQENLDNLSGTIGEKMILKRIAVISGASVAAYSHLGGRIGVLVALDQAGKAELAQEVAMQIAATNPKYIKPEEVPSEELNKEKEIYREQLLKEGKPEAMVDKIVEGKVAKYYTEVCLFEQEFIKDDKLKIKDILAGAGISQFIRYNL, from the coding sequence ATGGAACAAATAAAAAAGCTGCGGGAAATAACCGGAGCTGGCATGGTTGATTGTAAAAAAGCCTTGGATGAGACCGGAGGCGACTTAGATAAGGCAATCGAAGTCTTACGCAAGAAGGGAATTGCTAAGGCCGCCAAGCGTACTGATCGTGAAACCAACGAAGGCGTAATCAAGGTTGCTGTTAATGAGGCTGGCGACGAGGGCTATATTTTAGAATTAGATTCAGAGACCGATTTCGTAGCCAGAAACGAAAAATTCCAAACTTTTGCCGATGAAGTCTTATCAATTATCAAGACTCAGAAACCAGCTAGCTTGGAGGCTCTTTTGGCTTTAAACATGGCTCAAGGTACGGTTCAAGAGAATTTAGATAACCTGAGCGGAACAATCGGGGAAAAGATGATTTTGAAGCGGATAGCTGTCATTTCCGGCGCTAGTGTGGCCGCTTACTCTCATTTGGGAGGGCGTATTGGAGTTTTAGTTGCATTGGATCAAGCCGGCAAGGCCGAATTGGCTCAAGAGGTGGCAATGCAGATAGCCGCTACTAATCCTAAATATATCAAACCTGAGGAGGTGCCTAGCGAGGAATTAAATAAAGAAAAAGAAATCTATCGCGAACAGCTTTTAAAAGAAGGAAAACCTGAAGCTATGGTTGACAAGATTGTCGAAGGTAAGGTTGCCAAGTATTACACTGAAGTCTGCCTCTTTGAGCAGGAATTTATTAAGGATGACAAACTTAAGATCAAAGATATCTTGGCTGGAGCCGGTATTTCCCAATTTATCCGTTATAATCTTTAA
- the rpsB gene encoding 30S ribosomal protein S2 has protein sequence MSKLPKIEELLKAGAHFGHRTNRWHPKMKPFIFTSKNGIYILDLNKTLEKLQEALDFIKQLLGEGKSILFVGTKPQVKAPLKKMAEETGQPYIVGKWLGGYLTNFSIVKRSIKKYTDLVEKKAAGKLDKYTKKEQLDFDREIKKLELRVGGLVNLNKLPDALFVWDIKEEATAVAEARKKNIPIIGICDTNVNPEMVTYPIPANDDATKTIALILDAVKAAIVEAKKELK, from the coding sequence ATGTCAAAATTACCAAAAATCGAAGAGTTACTCAAGGCTGGCGCTCATTTCGGCCATCGGACTAACCGCTGGCATCCTAAGATGAAGCCTTTTATTTTCACTTCTAAGAATGGCATTTATATCTTGGATTTGAACAAAACCCTGGAAAAGCTCCAGGAAGCTTTGGATTTCATCAAACAGTTGTTAGGCGAAGGCAAGAGCATTCTATTCGTTGGCACTAAGCCTCAAGTTAAGGCCCCTTTAAAGAAGATGGCTGAAGAAACCGGACAGCCTTATATCGTCGGCAAGTGGTTAGGCGGTTACCTGACTAACTTCAGCATCGTTAAGCGTTCGATTAAAAAATATACTGATTTAGTAGAGAAGAAAGCCGCTGGCAAGCTGGATAAATATACCAAGAAAGAACAGTTAGATTTCGATAGAGAGATAAAAAAATTAGAACTCAGGGTTGGCGGCTTGGTCAATCTCAATAAATTACCTGACGCCCTATTTGTCTGGGATATCAAAGAAGAAGCTACAGCTGTAGCCGAGGCTAGGAAAAAGAATATCCCGATCATCGGTATCTGTGATACTAACGTCAATCCGGAAATGGTAACTTATCCGATTCCGGCTAATGATGATGCTACTAAGACGATCGCCTTGATTTTAGACGCAGTCAAAGCGGCTATCGTCGAAGCGAAAAAAGAGCTTAAATAA
- a CDS encoding histidine phosphatase family protein: MYKNPYIKLKPKTRKPYTFIYLIRHGNPDYSQEKDLGEHNIPLSKFGISQSKLLAKRLLGEGIDKIYASELLRAKETAQVFSVLANKKVDIDERLNEIDWLDWHRVPYFNMSEKTRNKKLKHHDLLNRRLDRMQSKARRCIADIYRHHKGQSVALFTHGNFIKTVLTGILNADVIGFLSLEIYQASVSKLAIDRDGFIKIDSINSASHLRQAPKEDLFITLLD; encoded by the coding sequence ATGTACAAGAATCCCTATATAAAATTAAAACCCAAGACTCGGAAGCCTTATACCTTTATCTATCTTATCCGTCACGGCAACCCTGATTATAGCCAAGAGAAAGATTTGGGCGAGCATAACATTCCTTTGTCTAAATTTGGTATCAGCCAGAGTAAATTATTGGCCAAGCGTCTATTGGGCGAGGGGATTGATAAAATTTACGCGAGCGAATTGCTCCGCGCCAAGGAAACCGCCCAAGTCTTTTCCGTCTTAGCTAATAAGAAGGTAGATATCGATGAGCGCCTGAACGAGATCGATTGGCTTGATTGGCACCGCGTCCCTTATTTCAATATGTCTGAGAAGACGCGCAATAAGAAACTTAAACATCATGACTTATTGAATCGCCGCCTAGATCGCATGCAGTCTAAAGCCAGACGTTGTATCGCCGATATCTATCGGCACCATAAAGGTCAAAGCGTGGCCCTGTTTACCCATGGTAACTTCATCAAAACTGTTTTAACTGGAATACTGAATGCCGACGTGATCGGCTTCCTGTCTTTAGAGATTTATCAGGCTTCGGTTTCTAAACTGGCTATCGATCGGGACGGTTTTATTAAGATCGATTCAATAAATAGCGCTAGCCATTTACGCCAAGCCCCTAAAGAAGACTTATTTATCACCCTTTTAGACTAA
- a CDS encoding superoxide dismutase translates to MFTLPSLPFAPEALAPHISARTLEFHYGKHHQAYIDNLNKLVAGTDLENKSLEEVIAATSGQPDKLAIFNNAAQSYNHAFFWQSLKPDTKISDELLALVESSFGSLENFYTEFKAAAASQFGSGWAWLVKTGTVLEIVKTANANLPDLKTSKPLLVVDVWEHAYYLDYQNRRPDYLEALMRHLLNWDFAQSNLS, encoded by the coding sequence ATGTTTACTTTACCTAGTTTACCATTTGCGCCTGAAGCTTTGGCGCCCCACATTTCTGCTCGGACTCTAGAGTTTCATTATGGCAAGCACCACCAAGCTTATATAGATAATCTTAATAAGTTGGTGGCTGGAACCGACCTAGAAAACAAAAGCCTAGAAGAGGTCATAGCCGCGACTTCAGGACAGCCGGATAAGTTGGCTATTTTCAATAATGCGGCCCAGAGCTATAATCATGCTTTCTTTTGGCAAAGCTTGAAGCCGGATACCAAGATTTCGGATGAGCTTCTAGCTTTGGTAGAGTCTAGTTTTGGTTCCCTGGAAAATTTTTATACGGAATTTAAAGCGGCGGCCGCTTCCCAATTCGGCAGCGGCTGGGCCTGGCTAGTCAAGACCGGGACGGTTTTAGAGATCGTTAAAACCGCTAATGCTAATCTGCCTGATCTTAAAACTTCTAAGCCCTTATTAGTGGTTGACGTTTGGGAACATGCTTATTATCTAGACTATCAGAATCGCCGGCCTGATTACCTTGAAGCTTTGATGCGCCATCTTCTCAATTGGGATTTTGCTCAAAGCAATTTGTCTTAG
- a CDS encoding M48 family metallopeptidase → MRVLEKQKIASHRSLVIKGRSLPYILRESGRARRLRLTVYPGQYLLVTKPKRVSLELAERFILSKADWVIRHLESKPARFQEAALDQKSYQAKRLEAHALINARLAYFNSFYNFKYQKVTVRNQATRWGSCSRRANLNFNVRLLDLPEALRDYIIVHELCHLKEFNHSERFWSLVAQTQVNYLTLRRQLKAWSLGL, encoded by the coding sequence ATGCGTGTTCTAGAGAAGCAAAAGATAGCGTCGCATCGGAGTTTAGTAATCAAAGGCCGGTCTTTACCCTATATTTTAAGGGAAAGTGGACGTGCCCGACGCCTCCGACTGACGGTTTATCCGGGCCAGTATTTACTGGTGACCAAACCCAAACGAGTCAGCCTGGAGTTAGCGGAAAGATTCATCTTATCCAAAGCGGATTGGGTCATCAGGCATCTTGAATCTAAACCCGCCCGTTTCCAGGAGGCGGCGCTTGATCAGAAGTCATATCAAGCGAAGCGGCTGGAAGCCCACGCCCTCATCAATGCCCGTTTGGCTTATTTCAATTCCTTCTATAACTTTAAATACCAAAAAGTGACGGTTAGGAATCAGGCGACTCGCTGGGGCAGCTGTTCACGTCGCGCTAATCTTAATTTCAATGTCCGGCTTCTGGATCTGCCTGAGGCTTTGCGTGACTATATCATCGTCCATGAACTTTGCCACCTTAAGGAATTCAATCATTCCGAGCGTTTTTGGTCTTTAGTAGCCCAAACCCAAGTAAATTATTTGACCTTAAGGCGTCAATTAAAAGCTTGGTCCCTGGGGCTTTAG
- the rlmN gene encoding 23S rRNA (adenine(2503)-C(2))-methyltransferase RlmN produces MDLNQIKKILDGAPAFRYRQVERAVFKELISDWSQVSNLPKDLKDRLQSEVSLDIPAELTGSWRQGSLKALITLEDGNKIETVLMKLNDRYTVCVSSQVGCPLACRFCATGQNGFKRNLEDGEIVEQVIFWARYLKAKQETVDNLVFMGMGEPFLNYDNVLKAIKFLNSQDSLNIGARKISISSVGVIEGIKKLSHEPLQLNLAISLHATNDDLRSRLMPANRRYPLRQLLPAVDNYISLTGRKVMFEYLLIKDINDSEADAESLSQMMKKPLYMVNLVVYNPTGVFQAPSLDRVNKFKAVLVKNKVNVTVRRSLGQEISAACGQLAGKK; encoded by the coding sequence ATGGATTTAAATCAGATAAAAAAAATCTTAGATGGTGCTCCGGCTTTCCGTTATCGCCAAGTTGAACGGGCCGTATTTAAGGAATTAATCAGCGATTGGTCCCAGGTTAGCAACCTGCCTAAAGACCTGAAAGACCGTTTGCAGTCTGAGGTTAGCTTAGACATACCAGCTGAACTTACGGGGTCTTGGCGCCAGGGCAGCCTGAAAGCTCTTATCACCCTAGAGGACGGAAATAAGATAGAAACCGTCCTCATGAAACTCAATGACCGTTATACGGTCTGTGTGTCGTCTCAAGTCGGCTGTCCCTTGGCTTGCCGTTTTTGTGCCACCGGACAAAATGGATTTAAGCGCAATCTGGAAGATGGCGAAATAGTCGAGCAGGTTATTTTTTGGGCTCGCTATCTCAAGGCTAAACAGGAAACAGTTGATAATTTGGTTTTTATGGGTATGGGTGAGCCATTTTTGAATTATGATAATGTCTTGAAGGCCATCAAATTTTTAAACAGCCAAGATTCTTTGAATATCGGGGCGCGGAAGATTTCTATCTCTAGCGTCGGCGTGATCGAAGGCATTAAAAAGCTGTCTCATGAACCTCTGCAGCTGAATCTAGCTATTTCTTTGCATGCGACCAACGATGATTTGCGTTCCCGTTTGATGCCGGCCAATCGCCGCTATCCTCTGCGCCAGCTGTTACCTGCCGTGGACAACTATATTTCTCTTACTGGCCGTAAAGTCATGTTTGAGTATTTATTGATAAAAGATATCAATGATTCCGAAGCCGACGCCGAATCGCTTTCACAAATGATGAAGAAACCCTTGTATATGGTTAATCTGGTCGTCTATAATCCCACGGGAGTCTTCCAGGCTCCTAGTCTTGACCGGGTTAACAAATTTAAAGCTGTCCTGGTTAAGAATAAGGTTAATGTCACCGTACGTCGCAGTCTAGGCCAGGAGATATCAGCCGCTTGCGGCCAGTTAGCCGGCAAGAAATAA
- a CDS encoding metallophosphoesterase → MKVKSFQKNTHLIILAFLLSFIIMSLGHVVVFALAVYIFHLDLWAIHGLKWFLMAMPANIVLSSFLIHKKDHLLIRWYYIFSMVWIGWFFNFLLFITPLAALKLVWRFQNHFFDASHYAWLLLILSTLFTILNIAYAFYPKIRRLAVKIKDLPDYWENKTLVLISDVHIGPVYRQRFLNRAIDRINQLNPSVVLIGGDLFDGMEADFFWLHEPFKRLSAPQGVYYAIGNHDLYLGLKNVFEIFRESDIRVLNNERIVRKGLQFIGINYFKQDSLSLEKIILSRVGYDAKMPSVLLWHEPKRIAQAKAAGIDLMLAGHTHNGQMWPLNFIAKWVYKGYNYGLYQDHDFSLYVSCGLGTWGPPLRNTSRSEIVAIRLEKK, encoded by the coding sequence ATGAAAGTTAAATCATTCCAAAAAAATACTCATTTGATAATCTTAGCTTTTTTGTTGAGTTTTATCATTATGTCTTTAGGGCATGTCGTGGTTTTTGCTTTAGCGGTCTATATTTTTCATTTGGATCTTTGGGCTATTCATGGCTTGAAGTGGTTCCTAATGGCCATGCCGGCCAATATTGTTTTATCTTCTTTCTTAATCCATAAAAAGGATCATTTACTTATACGTTGGTATTATATATTTTCCATGGTCTGGATTGGCTGGTTCTTCAATTTCCTCCTGTTTATCACGCCGTTGGCTGCTTTGAAGTTGGTCTGGCGTTTCCAGAATCATTTTTTTGATGCCTCTCATTATGCCTGGCTGCTTCTAATTTTATCGACCTTATTCACCATTCTTAATATAGCCTATGCCTTCTATCCTAAGATCAGGCGCTTGGCGGTTAAAATCAAGGACCTGCCTGATTATTGGGAGAATAAGACTCTGGTTTTGATTTCCGATGTGCATATCGGTCCGGTTTATCGCCAAAGATTCCTGAACCGGGCGATCGACCGCATCAATCAGCTTAATCCTAGCGTCGTTCTGATCGGCGGAGACTTGTTTGACGGCATGGAAGCGGATTTCTTTTGGCTCCATGAACCTTTTAAGAGATTAAGCGCGCCTCAAGGCGTCTACTATGCTATCGGGAATCACGACCTTTATCTAGGCCTAAAAAATGTGTTTGAGATCTTCCGGGAAAGCGATATCAGGGTCTTGAATAATGAAAGGATCGTGAGGAAAGGCTTGCAATTTATCGGTATCAATTATTTCAAGCAAGATTCCCTCAGTTTAGAAAAGATAATTTTGAGCCGGGTCGGCTATGATGCTAAGATGCCGAGCGTCCTCTTGTGGCACGAGCCGAAAAGGATCGCCCAAGCCAAGGCCGCCGGGATCGACTTGATGCTAGCCGGTCATACTCATAACGGTCAGATGTGGCCTTTGAATTTCATCGCTAAATGGGTCTATAAAGGTTATAATTATGGCCTATATCAGGATCATGATTTTTCCCTTTATGTTTCCTGTGGCTTGGGCACCTGGGGACCGCCTTTAAGGAATACCAGCCGCTCTGAGATCGTCGCGATCCGTTTGGAAAAAAAATAA
- the tgt gene encoding tRNA guanosine(34) transglycosylase Tgt: MTKTKNGQLRRPALKLRTRHGVLTTPFFMPDATRALVKLISKQELESIQVPALVVNTFHLYLQPGLKTIKAAGGLHEFMNWPGPLLSDSGGYQVFSLIHKNKKLGKINDEQVVFRSPLDGSYHELSPEKSIQIQFDLGVDMMVCLDDCPPNDFSRQDLAKAVKRTIAWAKRCKQEYERQLKKRSLSGRQRPLLFAVIQGGAELDLREECARELVKIGFDGYGFGARPVDSQGRFLENVLRRTAEFIPPDKLRFALGVGTPSDIKRCIRLGWDMFDCVIPTREGRHGRLFLPRQNLNINNARFALDFKAINPKSKLPELREYSRAYLHHLFKLNDPLGQRLAALHNLEFYQDLMKSFKA; encoded by the coding sequence ATGACCAAAACAAAAAACGGCCAGCTGCGGCGGCCAGCTCTCAAATTAAGAACCAGACACGGGGTTTTAACAACCCCTTTCTTTATGCCGGACGCGACTCGGGCTTTAGTTAAACTGATCTCTAAGCAAGAGCTTGAATCTATCCAGGTTCCAGCTTTAGTGGTTAATACTTTCCATTTGTATTTGCAACCAGGATTAAAGACTATAAAAGCCGCGGGCGGCTTACATGAATTCATGAATTGGCCCGGTCCGCTCCTGTCGGATAGCGGCGGTTACCAGGTTTTTTCTTTGATCCATAAGAATAAGAAGCTGGGTAAGATTAATGATGAACAGGTCGTCTTCCGTTCCCCCTTGGACGGCTCTTATCACGAATTGAGTCCGGAAAAATCCATCCAAATCCAGTTTGATCTAGGAGTTGATATGATGGTTTGTTTGGATGATTGTCCGCCTAATGACTTTAGCCGGCAAGATTTGGCCAAAGCAGTCAAACGCACGATTGCCTGGGCTAAGCGCTGTAAACAGGAGTATGAACGCCAACTCAAGAAGAGATCTTTGAGCGGGCGCCAGCGCCCTCTTCTGTTTGCAGTCATTCAGGGCGGGGCAGAATTAGATCTAAGAGAGGAGTGCGCTCGCGAACTGGTCAAGATCGGTTTTGACGGTTATGGTTTCGGTGCTAGACCGGTTGATAGCCAAGGCAGATTCTTGGAAAATGTCTTGCGTCGGACAGCTGAATTTATTCCGCCCGACAAGTTGCGCTTTGCTTTAGGCGTCGGGACGCCCAGCGACATTAAGCGCTGCATCCGTTTAGGTTGGGATATGTTCGATTGCGTCATTCCGACGAGGGAGGGTAGGCATGGACGCCTCTTTTTACCGCGCCAGAATTTAAATATAAATAACGCTAGGTTCGCGCTTGATTTTAAAGCCATTAATCCTAAGAGCAAGCTCCCGGAGTTAAGAGAATATTCCCGGGCGTATCTTCATCATCTTTTCAAGTTGAATGATCCTCTGGGGCAAAGATTGGCCGCCCTCCATAACCTAGAATTCTATCAGGACTTAATGAAAAGCTTCAAAGCTTAA